Below is a genomic region from Miscanthus floridulus cultivar M001 chromosome 1, ASM1932011v1, whole genome shotgun sequence.
TTCAACTTGAattgcctaggggctcaggggctattatcagggaccaatactagggtacccgaagaggaggagctaatgaccatcaacattgattcatccacatgatcaagagcgcgactacaccgctTGTCGAGTCCCATCTTGTCTGGCCACCAAGACCATGGGCACTGCCTCGTCTGACcctcaagggttggctctgccttggtGGACAGAGCAGCTATGGGCCCTGACTTGcccaaccctcgagggttggctctgccttagGCTGACTCtcaggggctggctccgcctcgcccgacgtctgagggctagctctgcctcacccaatgtctgagggTTGTCTTTGCCTTGCTTGATGTCTGTGCACGACTCCTTCATAATGACACATGTAGATAAGGCAGAGCACTCAAGTCAAcctaataccaaggaccgtacactgcacacctgtaggaaagtaccgttAGGATGTGATAGAAGGGCGCTTTgcgaccttctaggcatgtcactGCCTACCATGTCAGGGTCAGCGGACATGCGCccggcatggagctatccctatcatcgcatgccatgtcagcagggtccgtagagaggaaaaggaagacctgacaTCCTTGAAGGATttcctttgcctctggttttcctcttttctccTATCTATAATCcttgctctcccttggcctataaaagggaaagcagggcaccccactaaggggatcaatTTGACCACAtcacagcagaaccactagcatcAGACCTCAAACATATAGCTGAGCAACAACCAAGCTCTTAGCGCCCATTTgaccttttcatcagagacttgggacctgtctctctctcgctcgtttgtaacccctactatgaactttttagtgctaataacacaagcagtagccatgaactagatgtagggatattctacccgaactagtataaaccttgtgtctttttagcacaccatccaaacTAGAcatgcaataacacaaatttactcattggtgtttacttaaAACACCGACGGTTCCAAAGTTGTCGGCggtgtgtatctatagctccACGATGGGATGGTGGATGAATATGTTCCTATGCTACTGAAtaccttgctaaaggggtggaacactAGGTGGTTCTATATAAAGCAGTGTCATCCTACCATCTGATGTGATATCGACTAGATTCTAAAGAATcaaaggagctggtcggagaagccgaccagtgctgatatggaataggtgaaggagctccttgagctaataaggggcatgaagatgagtggagtggtggtggcagtgaaCTTCATACTATGCCACATCCAGCCCTATAAGAAGAGGGCCCATGTGAGCTTTGACTTCAAAGGAGATACCGACGTCACCCGAGAGAGGACGGAGAACCTAGCGAAGGAGGCTGTGTTGCACTGGGCGGCTGAACTATTTGCTCCAAACATGTCATACACTATGCTGGGGTAGCTGAAACCCTTCAACTGCATgaacccacctccttaggtaaaaatCTTGACTGTTGTTCCTGGTGCTTTTTATCCCGTATTGGCGCGaagcagtggactgattcacttgtggaaagatccaatGGCAGGAACGGGCAACATACTTCTTGGGCATGTCAAGGAGCAATTGGCCAAAGGCAGTGGATGCTAGGCTGACCACTTAGTTGGAGGAAGGTGCTGTTAGCACCTCATCTGAATCTAGAGGTGGAGGTGCTAGTCGAAAGGAGAGTCCCCCCCGGTATCAGAGAAAGTTCAGGGGAAAAGGGCAGCAAAAGATAAGCTAGCCTgaaagaagagaagaacaatAGATGTAGCTCCCTGCAAGCCAGGTGGCATCTCATTTGGTGGCAATCGGACCACTCGGATGTAGTAAAGCGGCATTGTGCAACATGCACGTGGAGGTGCAATCGAAAGGAGGGGAAGGAGTCCTCGAGCAGCAGGCGAAGAAGACGCTGATGGCGGAGTCTACAAGACCTCTAGCCTAGGACACACGGGTTGAGCCTAGAGCAGTGCCTAGGTGCTTGGGGAGGCAGCGTTGGTTCATAACCATTTATCGGGAAGCTGatgtgtaagtatctttgccttgGGATCGGTAGCTATCTAGTTTTTATAGTTGCGGTGATCAATGAGCTAATCTGATGTAGAACAGGGTGCGCCAAGGATCTGAATCCATCAGGCCAGATTAGCGAGCAGCCAGGGGCTAGTCCTAGGGTGGAGACATTGCGGACGGACTCCATTATAGAGTCCTTGGGCACTCGTCAGTTTGCAAATGATTCGACCACCGCTACTGatggagttggaggtggagagTGGTTGGCAATGACGATGGGCGATTCGATGAAGACACCAGGAGCAACAACAAAAGCCATTGAGTCTTCGAGTTCAGAGGTGGGAGCTACCAATGCTATGCCAGAGTCTTGGGTGCAGTGGCCGGCAGCGTCGGAGGAGCAAGCGGCATGCCCTAAGATGCCATAGGGCATGGTCGGTCGCTCTGTGTGGCCACCAAGCCCCTAGGGAGCAACACCGgctatggaggaagaggacgTGGTTGAGGAGATTGAGCGTGAAGGATCATGAACTCAAACCGTCTGCATCTTCTGCAAGCGAGGGGGTGAAGTTGTggtcgtggaagaggaggacaccaccagggaggtaAAGAGGCTGcggtccaccctttccacagctatgaagcaaattgaggttagtattgcatcAGCGGTGCCCGTCTTTGGCATTGGAGACTATGGTCctttataatcttggtgctttgtaGGGCATAGAGCAAACTATCGTACAACAATAGCAgttgatcaaaaggatggagcccctcgccaaggagaacgagaagctcaaggaggcgatgaaactgatggagaagaacatctagagggcctAGCATGAAAGGGAACTTGCTGAATCAAATGCaagggacctagagtaccaaaagggcaCCTTATCCAAGCAGTTGAAGACCATCTCCGAGCAGCTAGAGCGCACCACCAAGCAGCTAAAAAGCATCTTCGAGCAGCTAGGGCACACCTCCAAGCAGTTGAAAAGCAtctccgagcagaagaaaggtactatggatcagtgaatttgttctgcattgCCAAACAGTCTTGATGTTGCTGACGACCGTTCCATttatagagcaagatgcggagcttggCCGGTTGTGTCAAGTCATCGGTCAACtctaagaggagaaggagaaaatGTCTGGGCGAGCGGAGAAACTAGCCGAGGACctagaaggtgagtagttcatggtcggaGATGTTGCTAATATGATTTCTCCATTTGACGAGTCCCTTTGGTGTATGTAGAATACCATCAAAGAACCAAGGCACAGTTTGACATGCTGGAGCTGGAGAGAAAATCTAGAGGGGAAAACTTGATGCCATGGTGGCCAGAGTCAGGCTAGTGCTCGACTATATCGATACGGAGGTAGCTCCTTAGCCCAACGATTGGCTGCCATGTCCAGACACCATCATTGAtaggtgcaaggcagcgtgggggaacttcaaaggcttcaaccGAGACACCTCTGTCTCCATCATGACACGCCCTGGTGGTGGTCCGGTCTCACTACCCTACAATCAATCTTTGAGCAATAGGGGCTGGATTCGCCAGAGGGATGGGTGCGATAGAGGAGCAGCtaaaagatgaggtggaggacgcagcgaagagGTTGGCTAGCAATGTCGATCTATTTGGCAAGGTAGCACAATAACCTAAGTGAGGAGGAACCTGTATAGGATAACTATAAAGGAGAGTTAGACGCATGAGGGCCTAAGCAAACAtttgtgtatttgtataaatgttataagcAGACGTCGTATGCGTGTTTAGGCGACTAGCTAGCGTTTTTGGTGAAAAAGAGACatgttgttaaccctaacgcatttatatgtggtataagtagcatccgagcagttagtttgttactaggctcttggccttggctaacccatatcccataatgtcgagcgctagagcccatgcacatgtaggggAACAGACGTGATCGAGGAaccacagccaaccacccataacgcagagcgctagagcccatagcatgtgtagggagagatcggagacaggGTTTTCTCTAAAGAACATAGAGTGGAACAAGTGCTGCCCgatggttggtgaaatatcttggagatatttAAGTATGGAGAATCGGGGCAAAGCATTTATGGAGATAATGTATAATTGTTGGAGTTTATTAAGGAGTAGCTTGGAGCTAGTGATTATAAACAAAGATTAAACTAGAgcagagaaataatggagacaatttATGGTGataaaaactttattcattatggagtgaagagtacatatctagagtgtttcaaggatagaaatgtataagttgctcgatgtgccatgagttggggacatcggttccctccatgtcacatagccagtaagaccatggttgggtaacctctttgaccatgtaaggcctTCCTAGGGggatgagagcttgtgcatccatTTGGTTTTCTGCTTTGTACGGAGAATGAGGTTGCCGGCCGTaaatgaacaacctttgatgTTGTGATTGTAGTACCTTCataggccttctaggtatttggctgtgcagacacaagtgatcaggcgttcttctttggctctatcgacatcctctgtccgaacagttgtggcttgctcttcattataatgctctACCCTAGGTGCTTGGAAAGCAATGTCCGTAGTCCccagaccaaaaaatatggagatacatcggtgttgcgactagcttgagtgcatagtccctagaccacagctgggagctctttgagccatctgcctgaatgcttttcctctttctggtatagtctctttttgagggcattgaGGATGATGTCGTTCGCCCGTtcaacctggccattggctctaggatgggcaatagagacGTATTTGATAGAGATGCATCAGTCtttatagaagtcccaaaaatggtgaccagtggatgtagtttcgaggtcggtgataatgctattcgggagaccgaatctatggatgatatcttcgaagagctcaactgccttctttgcagtggctaaaacaagcggcttgtattcaatccacttagagaacttgtcaatggcgacatatacgTACCGAAAACCGCTTGgcgctagcttgaaaggcccaatcatatccagtccccagcatgcaaaaggctaagaagctgggatggtctacaATTCCTGCgccagcacgtgtatttgcttggtgaaaaattgacatccttcacaacataggaTGAGGTCTTCTACGTTGgcgatggccgtgggccaataaaaaccagctcgaaAAGCTTTGTTGACCATGTGATTGCCATAGGAACTAGAGTGGATTTAAAGGAGTACTTTTGCACCCTCTTctcgggtgatgcatttctacagtatcccttccttggcgcttttcctcatcaacttcctgtccactagcacataatgcttgctgcaATGGATGAGGCATTCATTTTTTGTCTTATTGGTAGGTACGTCGACGCAAGTGAGGTACTTGATAAACTATTCCCTCTAATCTACAATcggcgaaggtactgtaagtaccagctgctcagcGGTGGGaacttcttgaacttccttctcttccttaatagacggtgtaaagaggtcttgaacaaaaaccCTAGGTGGAATCACGACGTGAGAATaccctatcttagataggtggtcagcgagctgattttggtctcgtaccacgtggtggtactcgataccgtagaactttcctTCCAGTTTCCTGATCTCGGCGCAATAtgtgtccatcttctcactggagcaggaccaatctttgttgacttggttgctgACTGGCAcggagtctccatataccatgaggcactTGACAccaagctcaatggctatacgaagtctatggagacatgcttcatattccacggcattgttggaagctagaaaatgaattcagaggacgtatcgaagcttgtccttagttggAGTAATAAACAAAATGTTGGTGCCAGCactgttgatgttgagggcaccatcgAAATACATTATCCAGTGCTTAGGGCAAGCAgcagggatgggctcttggatctcagtccactccgcgatgaagtcagctagcgcctatgacttaatggttggtctgcttctgaattctatggaataagtgctgagctcgactacccacttgatgatgtagccattggcctctttgttatagAGGATGTCCCCTACatggaactcagtgaccacggtgatcttgtagtactcacagtaatggcggagcttgtgcGACGTGACcagaatggcgtataacagcttctgaacttgagggtaatgagttttggactcattaagaacctcattgATGAAGTAGATAGGACATTGTACCTTATAGGTGTGTCCAACTTCCTTACGCTTgatgacgatagctgt
It encodes:
- the LOC136457291 gene encoding uncharacterized protein, whose translation is MAALSYFISCLSEKGLPFFKLLKAFERFSWLEEADMAFEQLKLFLMKPQIMTAPRPDETLLIYIAATSHVVSTAIVIKRKEVGHTYKVQCPIYFINEVLNESKTHYPQVQKLLYAILVTSHKLRHYCEYYKITVVTEFHVGDILYNKEANGYIIKWVVELSTYSIEFRSRPTIKS